In Pseudoalteromonas sp. MM1, a single window of DNA contains:
- a CDS encoding TolC family outer membrane protein: protein MITKNTLLKQRGKLLIGITLSALGATHVANANDSSVLPLTYVTSKAIENNPEVQQAWHTFKSSIYGVDAARSGYLPSVDVSASAGYERRNYGIEDEYNRNTAELSVTQMLYDGFRTSNTVERFERIQLIRYFELLSQTEQTALDASIAFLDVQKFKELVTLAEENLQEHESVYQQIEQSVGAGVARAADLEQISGRLSLAQSNVLTEYANLHDVTARYLRVVGELPVNDIKQAKLDEQNVPISINQALDIAYKNSPTFYASLYNIEAQEANAQAQKAAFHPNVDLSARYGTQDRDELGLNETRTEARVGIDITYNLYNGGLDSANLKQAYQDVNIAKYQRDQACVDIRQSLQIAYHNVSNIEQKLPTLESYKNSSNRVKIAYRDQFDIGQRTLLDVLDAENEAFQSNRSYIVAQYDRQTAILTMLNEMGKLLPALNVMSDKYPTLTELTDDPIVHNAQNICPSYDVAATFKRKAFLQKKAEQDNAYMSVTAMPRYLEMPPQAPSASSFADDDNDGVPNEQDTCPSTPAGTNVDLSGCTLYDQETDSVEIGIPFSADSSQVRPEYLQEVEKLAEFLKNNPDKKVEIQGHASLDGDKKYNRKLSEQRAFAVAQLLIEQFGIAPNRVQSFGYGIDQPRVNEISVRANAANRRIEAVITDN from the coding sequence ATGATTACAAAAAATACTTTACTAAAGCAAAGAGGAAAACTGCTTATAGGCATAACGCTAAGTGCGCTGGGCGCAACGCATGTGGCAAACGCCAATGACAGCTCAGTGCTACCGCTTACGTACGTTACCAGTAAAGCAATTGAAAATAATCCAGAAGTACAGCAAGCATGGCATACTTTTAAATCCTCAATTTATGGCGTAGATGCAGCTCGCTCAGGCTACTTACCTAGTGTTGATGTATCTGCCAGCGCAGGCTATGAGCGCCGAAATTACGGTATTGAAGACGAATACAACCGCAACACGGCAGAGCTTAGCGTTACTCAAATGCTTTACGACGGGTTTAGAACGTCTAACACCGTTGAAAGATTTGAGCGCATTCAGCTCATTCGGTATTTTGAATTACTCTCACAAACAGAGCAAACAGCATTAGATGCATCTATTGCATTTTTAGATGTGCAAAAATTTAAAGAGCTTGTGACACTCGCTGAAGAAAACCTGCAAGAACACGAGTCTGTATACCAACAAATTGAACAAAGTGTAGGAGCCGGTGTTGCCCGAGCAGCAGATCTAGAGCAAATTAGCGGGCGCTTATCGCTAGCGCAATCTAATGTGCTAACCGAGTACGCTAACCTGCACGATGTAACAGCGCGTTATTTAAGAGTTGTTGGCGAGCTACCCGTTAATGATATAAAACAAGCTAAATTAGATGAGCAAAACGTGCCCATTTCTATTAACCAAGCGCTTGATATAGCCTATAAAAACAGCCCTACTTTTTACGCATCTCTATATAATATAGAAGCGCAAGAAGCCAATGCTCAGGCACAAAAAGCAGCGTTTCATCCAAACGTAGACTTATCTGCCCGTTACGGCACACAAGACAGAGACGAGCTAGGTTTAAACGAAACCAGAACCGAAGCACGGGTCGGTATAGACATAACCTATAACCTGTACAACGGGGGCCTAGATAGCGCTAACCTTAAGCAAGCATACCAAGATGTAAATATTGCCAAATATCAACGCGATCAAGCTTGTGTTGATATTCGTCAAAGCCTACAAATTGCCTATCATAATGTGAGCAATATAGAGCAAAAGCTACCCACGCTTGAAAGCTATAAAAACTCGTCAAACAGGGTAAAAATAGCCTACCGAGACCAATTTGATATTGGCCAACGCACCTTGCTTGATGTTCTTGACGCTGAAAACGAAGCGTTTCAATCTAACCGTTCGTACATTGTTGCTCAATACGATAGACAAACAGCCATTTTAACTATGCTTAACGAAATGGGTAAACTATTGCCAGCCCTAAATGTTATGTCTGACAAGTACCCAACATTAACAGAGTTAACAGATGATCCAATAGTGCATAACGCACAAAATATATGCCCAAGTTACGATGTAGCTGCCACCTTTAAACGCAAAGCTTTTTTACAAAAAAAAGCCGAGCAAGATAACGCCTACATGAGCGTTACTGCAATGCCAAGGTATTTAGAGATGCCACCACAAGCCCCTAGCGCATCGAGTTTTGCAGATGACGATAACGACGGCGTTCCTAACGAGCAAGACACCTGTCCAAGCACGCCAGCGGGAACAAATGTAGACCTATCTGGGTGTACTTTGTATGACCAAGAAACCGACTCAGTTGAAATAGGTATTCCCTTTTCTGCCGACTCAAGCCAAGTGCGCCCAGAGTACTTGCAAGAGGTAGAGAAGCTCGCGGAGTTTTTAAAAAATAACCCTGACAAAAAGGTAGAGATCCAAGGTCACGCCTCATTAGATGGCGATAAAAAATATAACCGTAAACTTTCAGAGCAACGCGCCTTTGCCGTAGCACAATTACTTATTGAGCAATTTGGTATAGCGCCTAATCGCGTTCAGTCATTTGGTTATGGCATTGATCAGCCACGCGTTAATGAAATTTCTGTACGTGCTAATGCGGCAAACCGGCGCATTGAGGCGGTTATTACCGATAATTAA
- a CDS encoding transglutaminase-like cysteine peptidase, with protein MTLRPTLSSNKLFFWCKSNLRYLLLFFLLSSGVFASRLTIQFNTFIELMGQKYGPARVTVARNWQRMLVQTQNKPEQQQILIVNDFFARNLRYQTDIQLWKQNDYWATPLETLGRGLGDCEDYAIAKYISLRALGVSDDKLRLIYVKAKLAGTNKTQAHMVLGYFATPNAQPLILDSLITKVLPAAKRVDLSPVFSFNSQGLWANNSTKSVASPTARLSRWRKILEQTSQEGVMW; from the coding sequence ATGACACTTAGGCCTACTCTTTCCTCTAATAAGCTATTTTTTTGGTGCAAAAGCAATTTGCGCTATTTACTGCTATTTTTTTTACTTTCAAGCGGTGTGTTTGCGAGCCGTTTAACCATTCAATTTAATACCTTTATAGAATTAATGGGGCAAAAGTATGGCCCTGCGCGTGTAACTGTTGCCCGAAATTGGCAAAGAATGTTGGTACAAACGCAAAATAAACCAGAACAACAACAAATACTTATTGTGAACGACTTTTTTGCACGCAACCTTCGTTACCAAACCGATATACAGCTTTGGAAGCAAAACGACTATTGGGCAACGCCATTAGAAACCCTAGGCCGTGGTTTAGGTGATTGTGAAGATTATGCCATTGCTAAATACATTAGCTTACGCGCCTTAGGTGTAAGCGACGACAAGCTTAGGCTGATATACGTAAAAGCTAAGCTTGCTGGAACAAACAAAACACAAGCACACATGGTATTAGGCTACTTTGCTACGCCTAATGCTCAGCCGCTTATTTTAGATAGTTTAATAACAAAAGTGTTACCTGCAGCAAAACGCGTTGATTTAAGCCCGGTATTTAGTTTTAACAGCCAAGGTTTATGGGCAAATAACTCGACCAAAAGTGTAGCTAGCCCGACAGCAAGGCTATCGCGTTGGCGTAAAATTTTGGAGCAGACATCACAAGAAGGGGTTATGTGGTAA
- a CDS encoding LuxR C-terminal-related transcriptional regulator, translated as MRQSIFITQPNLESSHWQSAFAGCVICTKEPKQINASSIIWVLAGTSGWLELVKKYAHKRLPVIVMTTNLEIEELRAALQAGARGYVEALASKVILQQVLETICSGGLWLPGQLLSNIVGALSQQQINYTQACDIQSLTKRERQVVDIVITGATNKQAAESLNITERTIKEHMSSIFTKLKVRDRIQLMLAVKGS; from the coding sequence ATGCGTCAAAGTATATTTATTACACAACCAAACCTTGAATCGAGCCACTGGCAAAGTGCGTTTGCAGGTTGTGTAATATGCACCAAAGAACCAAAGCAAATCAATGCATCGAGTATTATATGGGTTCTGGCGGGCACTTCGGGATGGCTTGAACTGGTAAAAAAATATGCCCATAAACGCTTGCCGGTTATTGTGATGACCACAAACCTAGAAATAGAGGAGCTCAGAGCAGCCCTGCAAGCAGGCGCAAGAGGCTATGTAGAAGCACTTGCATCTAAAGTAATACTACAACAAGTACTTGAAACTATTTGCTCAGGCGGCTTGTGGTTACCTGGGCAGCTACTATCTAATATTGTTGGGGCACTAAGCCAGCAGCAAATAAATTACACCCAAGCGTGCGATATTCAAAGCTTAACTAAACGGGAGCGCCAAGTTGTAGATATAGTTATAACAGGGGCAACCAATAAACAAGCCGCTGAGTCACTTAATATTACAGAGCGAACAATTAAAGAGCACATGAGCTCAATTTTCACTAAGTTAAAAGTGCGTGACCGTATACAACTTATGCTAGCAGTTAAAGGTAGCTAA
- a CDS encoding LPP20 family lipoprotein — translation MRAIILLTLASLGLAGCSNVFDKHVEYKYVEPNNYPTLKAVGYAPISLQQGANKSQKQLMAIKASKLEAYRELTEQVYGQKITAGTSVAGAIAQNDYMESKVQGIIKGAQIIKTYSVDDVYVTELELNMKRVHDLYIGEIKPREVKKVTYY, via the coding sequence ATGCGTGCAATTATATTACTTACTTTAGCAAGCCTTGGCCTTGCCGGTTGCAGCAACGTGTTTGATAAACATGTTGAATATAAATATGTAGAACCAAATAATTATCCCACACTTAAAGCGGTTGGTTATGCGCCTATTAGCTTGCAGCAAGGGGCTAATAAATCGCAAAAGCAATTAATGGCAATTAAAGCTTCTAAGCTTGAGGCATACCGCGAGCTGACTGAGCAGGTTTATGGGCAAAAAATTACAGCGGGCACGTCTGTAGCGGGTGCAATTGCTCAAAACGATTATATGGAAAGTAAGGTGCAGGGCATAATTAAAGGGGCACAAATTATTAAAACGTACTCTGTTGACGATGTATACGTGACCGAGCTTGAGCTAAACATGAAGCGCGTTCACGACTTATACATAGGCGAAATTAAACCACGTGAAGTTAAAAAGGTGACCTACTACTAA
- a CDS encoding LapD/MoxY N-terminal periplasmic domain-containing protein, with amino-acid sequence MASFSLFKFFKKRKITLRQELWITLLVVIFVGFISSVLISTNSARNYFSTQLYLKNVDNASSLALMISQLEKDPVELELLVSATFDTGHYKRIELQDPNGEVIVKRVFTDTLENTAPAWFRAVYALNVQPGVGQVNNGWQQFGTLFVESHSQYAEQALWESALKLFFSFLVVAFFACAISAYLLRKILTPLDDVVYQANAFGDKRFIKSKVPNTFEFARLVQSMNLLSTRFSRIIKEDNKRLEELRFKAQHDELTGLANREYFSATLEAHLQKVKDHAHGALFLFRVVNLDKISESVSRVEMVNFLRRFSQVLTQFLESNQAHFSENYIARISHTDFTVLFSDTDDIQALSEQITLLHKSIVDEYKNIDLAIVHSCTYIEKNDTRFDLLRRVDGLLKTADKKPGVQAKVIDNKQKSEIFDDSAGWKKAIEDALEQKTIQLNCLEVMGFNDVLLQHQLSLSLEFGGQHYKSSYYYQWANRLNLLARLDWSLIKQIVKQYGEAPPNELIAVELSAQTLMDDTALASVLTYVSAFPELAKNICFDIRENIVVNEKDIFREFCEQVRCMGAKVALKRVGPEFTKIKNIQEFGLEMLKIDSIYAHNISYSQDNQTFLRGVCTLAHSIGIKVVAQGVTSQDDIDTLVNLGFDGVIKES; translated from the coding sequence ATGGCATCATTTTCCTTATTTAAGTTTTTCAAAAAAAGAAAAATTACTCTTAGGCAAGAGTTGTGGATCACCTTGCTGGTGGTGATTTTTGTTGGCTTTATAAGTAGCGTGTTAATAAGTACTAACTCTGCTAGAAACTATTTTTCTACGCAGCTGTATTTAAAAAATGTTGATAATGCCAGCTCTCTAGCTTTAATGATTAGTCAGCTTGAAAAAGACCCTGTAGAGCTTGAGCTTTTAGTGTCGGCCACATTTGATACTGGCCACTATAAACGCATAGAACTGCAAGACCCGAATGGTGAAGTGATTGTAAAACGCGTATTTACCGACACGTTAGAAAATACCGCACCCGCTTGGTTTAGAGCGGTATATGCACTTAATGTACAACCAGGCGTAGGGCAGGTTAATAACGGTTGGCAGCAATTTGGCACCTTATTTGTTGAAAGCCACAGCCAATATGCCGAGCAAGCATTGTGGGAAAGTGCTCTCAAATTGTTTTTTAGCTTTTTAGTGGTCGCCTTTTTTGCCTGTGCCATAAGTGCGTATTTATTACGTAAAATTTTAACGCCACTTGATGATGTGGTTTACCAAGCTAACGCCTTTGGCGATAAGCGCTTTATTAAATCAAAAGTGCCAAACACCTTTGAGTTTGCACGCCTTGTGCAGTCGATGAATTTGTTATCAACGCGGTTTAGCCGCATTATAAAAGAAGATAATAAACGCTTAGAGGAGTTGCGTTTTAAAGCCCAGCACGATGAGCTAACAGGGCTTGCCAATCGCGAATATTTTAGTGCCACATTAGAGGCTCATTTACAAAAAGTGAAAGATCATGCTCATGGTGCTTTGTTTTTATTTAGGGTGGTTAATTTAGATAAAATAAGTGAATCGGTTAGTCGTGTAGAAATGGTTAACTTTTTACGCCGTTTTTCTCAGGTGTTAACCCAGTTTTTGGAGTCGAATCAGGCGCATTTTTCAGAAAACTATATTGCGCGTATATCACATACCGACTTTACCGTTTTGTTTAGCGATACTGACGATATACAGGCGCTTAGCGAGCAAATTACCTTACTTCATAAATCGATTGTTGACGAATACAAAAATATTGATTTGGCCATTGTACACAGTTGTACCTACATAGAGAAAAATGACACCCGCTTTGATTTATTACGCCGTGTAGATGGTTTATTAAAAACAGCAGATAAAAAACCTGGAGTGCAAGCTAAAGTAATTGATAATAAACAAAAGAGTGAAATTTTTGATGACTCTGCTGGCTGGAAAAAGGCTATTGAGGATGCACTTGAGCAAAAAACTATACAATTAAATTGTTTAGAGGTTATGGGTTTTAACGACGTCTTGTTACAGCACCAGCTTAGTTTAAGTTTAGAGTTTGGCGGTCAACATTATAAATCTAGCTACTACTATCAATGGGCTAATCGCTTAAACCTATTAGCGCGTTTGGATTGGAGTTTAATTAAGCAAATTGTTAAACAGTACGGTGAAGCGCCACCAAATGAGTTAATTGCTGTAGAGCTTTCGGCGCAAACATTAATGGATGATACTGCGCTTGCTTCGGTATTAACTTATGTGTCTGCCTTTCCTGAATTGGCAAAAAATATATGTTTTGATATACGCGAAAACATTGTCGTAAACGAAAAAGATATATTTAGAGAATTTTGTGAGCAGGTGCGTTGTATGGGCGCTAAAGTGGCACTAAAACGTGTGGGACCTGAATTTACTAAAATTAAGAACATTCAAGAATTTGGCTTAGAAATGCTAAAAATAGACAGCATTTACGCGCATAACATTAGTTATAGCCAAGACAATCAAACTTTCTTACGCGGTGTTTGCACATTAGCGCATTCTATTGGTATTAAAGTGGTCGCGCAGGGCGTAACGAGCCAAGACGATATAGATACACTGGTTAATCTTGGCTTTGATGGAGTAATTAAAGAGTCGTAA
- a CDS encoding flagellar assembly protein FlgT yields MSTFLSSLFAGVTSAALLTFSASTFAQWFESTGHAQIQNGDISSAKSAAIKDAITQALVFSGARVSSVQTLVDGVLTQDQLKISSHGEIQKIELVSEQRQNDQFAITLRLDVFAQTEQCPQSNFNKFVAVTQSQLVHREHALMGQIFDVNKAISKKLFSALQSTKMSALPVAYYNKAINVDNYFNQQHDYSNAQLEELSARSNAQYVLLSQITNLAPSDKLNNDYAFWQDETYQRSYTIEFMLFDGTTYEQLWQNSYHTQAVWPFEKTAIVDVNSDRFWQSPFGQSISDINQTASYDIQAAMACFPTKGKIMHMENNKLVINLGKDHGLKKGQLLSIAHHNYLTDAQGNTMPHTITTLNTIMVEQLYKQSAIAVSLNDKPLPGVQINDVVEIVSQDGK; encoded by the coding sequence ATGAGCACGTTTTTATCGTCACTATTTGCAGGTGTAACTAGCGCTGCTTTATTAACGTTTTCTGCCAGTACTTTCGCACAGTGGTTTGAATCTACGGGCCATGCACAAATACAAAATGGCGACATTAGCAGCGCTAAATCGGCTGCCATTAAAGATGCAATAACCCAAGCGCTAGTGTTTTCTGGCGCACGGGTTAGTTCTGTACAAACCTTGGTAGACGGCGTACTAACACAAGATCAGCTTAAAATTAGCAGCCATGGCGAAATCCAAAAAATAGAGCTGGTGAGCGAGCAACGCCAAAACGATCAATTTGCCATTACCCTTAGGCTAGATGTATTTGCCCAAACAGAGCAATGTCCACAAAGTAACTTTAATAAATTTGTTGCTGTAACCCAAAGCCAACTTGTTCATCGTGAGCACGCCTTAATGGGTCAAATATTTGACGTAAATAAAGCCATTAGTAAAAAGTTATTTAGCGCTTTGCAAAGCACAAAAATGAGCGCCCTCCCTGTTGCTTACTACAATAAAGCAATTAATGTAGACAATTACTTTAATCAGCAGCACGACTACTCAAATGCACAGCTAGAAGAGCTTTCAGCCAGAAGCAACGCGCAATATGTTTTATTAAGTCAAATAACCAATTTAGCACCAAGCGATAAACTCAATAACGACTACGCCTTTTGGCAAGACGAAACCTACCAGCGCAGCTACACTATTGAGTTTATGCTGTTTGATGGCACCACGTACGAGCAATTATGGCAAAACAGCTATCATACCCAAGCTGTATGGCCATTTGAAAAAACAGCCATAGTTGATGTAAATAGCGATAGGTTTTGGCAATCGCCTTTTGGGCAAAGTATTAGCGATATCAATCAAACGGCCAGTTACGATATACAGGCTGCCATGGCGTGTTTTCCTACTAAGGGAAAAATAATGCACATGGAAAACAATAAATTAGTGATAAACCTAGGCAAAGATCATGGCCTTAAAAAAGGCCAACTATTAAGCATTGCGCACCATAACTACTTAACCGATGCACAAGGCAATACCATGCCGCATACCATTACCACGCTTAACACCATTATGGTTGAGCAGCTTTATAAACAAAGTGCCATTGCTGTAAGCCTTAACGATAAACCACTACCTGGGGTACAAATAAACGACGTGGTAGAAATTGTAAGCCAAGACGGTAAATAG
- a CDS encoding type I secretion system permease/ATPase yields MELNDVLDHGGALVDCLAVLCRFHDKDFSREALLNGLPLTDGNLTPSGFARAAKRVGFKSKVVNKPLNQINTALLPAIIILNNNQACVVTAFDNQKQTAQVIYPELTESVVEENLEQLIEKSTGLIIYAHPEFMFDERSPVLEKLSKDGWFWGVIKECRSLYKDVIISAIALGVLSVAMPLFVMNVYDRVVPNHATETLWVLAIGILIALTADFVLRLVRSYFVELAASRIDVKVSAVIMERVLGMKLKNRPSSAGSFASNIQSFEAVRNFFSSITLVALVDLPFVAIYLIVIAIIGVPLSLPIIAGALILLSYGIAAHRKLEALSEQTMKASSMRNSILVESLTNIEDIKSFHSECKTQSTWEKSTIYIAQVNAQSRLISSSISNSAAWIQQCVGVIIMIIGVHLVIEGELTQGGLIAAYLLSSRAMGPLGQCAAVLAQYHHAAIAMQSLNEIMEKDVERPPNKHWLSHPVLNGEIEFENVCFKYEDGAANALSNISFKIKAGEKVAILGRNGSGKSTLEKLILGLYDPTSGSVMVDNNNIQQIDPAELRHNIGYVPQNIALFFGSLKDNLTISAWHAKDEQIISACEKSQLFDLINSHPDGFDLQVGEQGRLLSGGQKQAIGIARALINDPPIMLLDEPTSSLDHNSENKIIQNLKTATQDKTLIVVTHRSSLLALVDRIIMLDNGKIVADGPKQKVIAALNNQTVEQAS; encoded by the coding sequence ATGGAATTAAATGATGTACTTGATCATGGCGGCGCACTGGTAGATTGCCTTGCAGTATTGTGCCGCTTTCATGATAAAGATTTTTCGAGGGAGGCCCTATTGAATGGCCTCCCACTAACAGATGGAAATTTAACGCCTTCAGGGTTTGCACGTGCGGCAAAACGTGTGGGGTTTAAGTCAAAAGTTGTAAATAAGCCTCTTAATCAAATTAATACTGCTTTATTACCCGCCATAATTATTTTAAACAATAATCAGGCGTGTGTAGTAACCGCTTTTGATAACCAAAAACAAACAGCGCAAGTTATTTATCCCGAGCTAACCGAGTCTGTTGTAGAAGAAAACCTTGAACAGTTAATTGAAAAATCAACAGGTTTAATTATTTACGCTCATCCAGAGTTTATGTTTGATGAGCGCTCCCCGGTGCTTGAAAAGCTCTCTAAGGATGGCTGGTTTTGGGGCGTAATAAAAGAATGCCGCTCACTTTATAAAGACGTCATAATCTCCGCCATTGCGTTGGGCGTTTTGTCTGTTGCCATGCCTTTATTTGTAATGAATGTATATGACCGAGTAGTTCCTAATCATGCAACAGAAACCCTCTGGGTTTTAGCCATAGGCATTTTAATAGCCCTAACCGCCGACTTTGTACTACGCTTAGTGCGCAGTTACTTTGTAGAGCTTGCGGCGAGTCGTATAGATGTAAAAGTGTCTGCGGTTATTATGGAGCGCGTACTTGGAATGAAGCTTAAAAATAGACCCTCATCAGCGGGGTCATTTGCAAGTAACATACAATCGTTTGAAGCCGTACGTAACTTTTTTAGCTCAATAACCTTGGTCGCGCTGGTTGACTTACCCTTTGTGGCTATATATCTAATTGTTATTGCAATAATAGGTGTACCGCTAAGCCTACCCATTATCGCAGGCGCACTCATACTTTTAAGTTATGGCATCGCAGCGCACAGAAAACTTGAAGCGCTTTCAGAGCAAACCATGAAAGCAAGCTCAATGCGCAACTCCATACTTGTAGAAAGCTTAACCAACATTGAAGATATAAAAAGCTTTCACAGCGAATGCAAAACCCAATCAACATGGGAAAAATCAACAATTTATATTGCTCAGGTTAATGCGCAAAGTCGCTTAATCTCAAGCTCAATCTCTAATAGCGCAGCATGGATACAACAATGTGTTGGCGTGATCATTATGATCATAGGTGTACATTTAGTTATAGAAGGTGAGCTCACACAAGGGGGGTTAATTGCTGCTTACTTACTTTCATCGCGAGCAATGGGGCCGCTTGGGCAATGCGCCGCTGTTCTTGCGCAATATCATCATGCCGCCATTGCTATGCAATCGCTTAACGAAATAATGGAAAAAGACGTTGAACGTCCGCCAAATAAACACTGGTTAAGCCATCCCGTATTAAACGGAGAAATAGAGTTTGAAAACGTATGCTTTAAGTATGAAGACGGTGCAGCCAATGCCCTAAGCAATATTAGCTTTAAAATAAAAGCAGGCGAAAAAGTCGCTATTTTGGGTCGTAATGGCTCAGGGAAAAGCACCCTCGAAAAACTTATTCTAGGCCTTTACGACCCGACCTCAGGCTCCGTAATGGTTGATAACAACAATATCCAACAAATTGACCCCGCAGAACTTCGTCATAACATAGGGTATGTGCCACAAAATATAGCGTTGTTTTTTGGTAGCTTAAAAGACAACCTCACTATAAGCGCATGGCATGCTAAAGATGAGCAAATAATTAGCGCATGCGAAAAAAGCCAGTTATTCGATTTAATCAATTCTCACCCCGATGGGTTTGACCTGCAGGTTGGTGAACAGGGTCGCCTACTCTCTGGCGGCCAAAAGCAAGCAATAGGTATAGCGCGCGCACTAATAAACGACCCCCCTATTATGCTGCTAGATGAGCCTACCTCATCGCTTGATCACAATAGTGAAAATAAAATTATTCAAAACTTAAAAACCGCCACCCAAGATAAAACCTTGATTGTAGTTACTCACCGCTCGTCTTTGCTTGCGCTGGTCGATCGTATCATTATGCTCGATAACGGAAAAATAGTTGCCGATGGACCTAAACAAAAAGTCATTGCCGCACTGAACAACCAAACAGTGGAGCAAGCATCATGA
- a CDS encoding HlyD family type I secretion periplasmic adaptor subunit, translated as MMNNKKPLEQRSFESVSKAIEARKKGKPSIFNRLFKGWLSPPESQDWVVDAQWEKMQQEPASARFLLYLICIAFILLTVWAGFAPLDEVARGEGRVIPSNKLQLVQSYDGGMVEKINIREGQIVEEGDVLIKIDPTRFISSFRENQSKVQSLTAKVARLQALTRKEELVFPDELVKQVPEAVAHERSIYLSNRQELEQQVAIHKRQLEQRRQDHIEAKAALQQHTSALKLSNRELQVTRPLLRTGAVSDIDIIRLEREIVDLNGEINRTKAVINRSLSAINEAKNKVTEVELAMINRWNNELSEALLRLESIKETESGLADKVAQTEIKSPVKGTVQRLLVNTVGGILQPGSDVLEIVPLDDQLIVEAKIPPKDIAFLRPGQPAMIKFSAYDFAVYGGLEAEVLHISADTITDDRENTFYLVQLKTTKSNFSEELTIIPGMTTQVDIITGKKTVLEYLLKPVLRATSQAMTER; from the coding sequence ATCATGAATAATAAAAAGCCACTGGAGCAGCGCTCTTTTGAATCGGTTAGCAAAGCGATAGAAGCACGTAAAAAAGGTAAGCCTTCAATCTTTAATCGCTTATTTAAAGGCTGGCTCTCACCTCCTGAATCGCAAGATTGGGTGGTCGATGCCCAATGGGAAAAAATGCAGCAAGAGCCTGCCAGCGCACGCTTTTTGTTATACCTTATTTGCATTGCATTCATTTTGCTTACTGTTTGGGCAGGCTTTGCGCCACTCGATGAAGTAGCCCGTGGTGAAGGACGCGTTATCCCATCAAATAAATTACAGTTAGTGCAATCTTACGATGGCGGTATGGTAGAAAAAATAAATATTCGAGAAGGGCAAATTGTTGAAGAAGGTGACGTATTAATAAAAATTGACCCTACTCGATTTATTTCAAGCTTTAGAGAAAACCAATCTAAAGTGCAATCACTCACTGCAAAAGTAGCTAGATTACAAGCCCTTACCAGAAAAGAAGAACTCGTTTTTCCTGATGAGCTTGTTAAGCAAGTACCCGAGGCGGTCGCTCATGAGCGCTCAATATATTTAAGTAATCGCCAAGAATTAGAGCAGCAAGTGGCAATTCATAAACGCCAGTTAGAGCAACGCAGGCAAGATCACATTGAAGCAAAAGCTGCTTTGCAACAGCACACAAGCGCTTTGAAGCTAAGTAATCGCGAGCTGCAAGTAACACGCCCACTGTTAAGAACAGGTGCTGTCTCTGACATAGACATAATAAGGTTAGAGCGAGAAATAGTCGATTTAAACGGCGAAATAAACCGTACAAAAGCCGTTATTAACCGCAGCTTATCAGCTATCAACGAAGCTAAAAACAAAGTAACAGAAGTCGAACTTGCAATGATCAACCGCTGGAACAACGAGCTTTCGGAGGCATTGCTGCGTTTAGAGTCAATAAAAGAAACCGAATCAGGGCTTGCCGATAAAGTAGCCCAAACTGAGATCAAATCACCTGTTAAAGGCACTGTACAACGTTTATTAGTTAATACCGTAGGGGGCATTTTACAACCCGGCAGTGACGTTTTAGAAATAGTTCCTTTAGACGATCAACTTATTGTTGAGGCCAAAATACCGCCTAAAGATATTGCCTTTTTACGCCCAGGGCAGCCCGCCATGATTAAGTTTAGCGCCTACGACTTTGCAGTTTATGGCGGACTAGAAGCAGAGGTACTGCATATAAGTGCAGATACAATCACCGACGATAGAGAAAATACTTTTTATTTAGTGCAATTAAAAACCACTAAAAGTAACTTTTCGGAAGAGTTGACTATAATTCCAGGGATGACCACACAAGTGGATATTATTACTGGTAAAAAAACCGTCTTAGAATATTTACTTAAACCCGTACTGAGAGCTACATCGCAAGCAATGACAGAACGCTAA